Proteins co-encoded in one Rhopalosiphum maidis isolate BTI-1 chromosome 2, ASM367621v3, whole genome shotgun sequence genomic window:
- the LOC113552422 gene encoding uncharacterized protein LOC113552422: MSLNNEDTVLKNRSKIKAELYLEEKHVMPLVNHLTSTLLIHEPKDPIEFLVHQVKDIMHFRNNRGKPPILFNDDHLTNVFKGVDFLNKSTIDLSQYCSAMKMLGLNENDFNQNPQVDENNQIECKIFVYEAKFALIKQMNTMIQ, encoded by the exons ATGTCATTAAAC aatgaaGACacggttttaaaaaataggagTAAAATTAAAGCCGAACTATATTTAGAAGAAAAACATGTAATGCCCTTAGTGAACCATTTAACCAGTACATTGCTAATACACGAACCTAAAGACCCAATAGAATTTCTCGTACACCAAGTGAAAGACATAATGCATTTCCGGAATAACCGTGGCAAACCACCAATACTATTCAACGACGATCatttaacaaatgtttttaaaggagtagactttttaaataagagtACGATTGATTTGAGTCAATATTGCAGTG CTATGAAGATGCTAGGACTGAATGAAAACGATTTCAACCAGAATCCACAAGTGGACGAAAACAACCaaattgaatgtaaaatattcgTATACGAGgc aaaGTTTGCGTTAATAAAACAGATGAACACGATGATACAGTAA